A genomic segment from Comamonas terrigena NBRC 13299 encodes:
- the recR gene encoding recombination mediator RecR, whose product MSELLQPLEPLIQALRRLPGVGVKTAQRMAFHMLQRDQEGARQLARALVTAVDSVRHCEKCNTFTHETVCSICRDEGRDAARLCVVETPADLAAMERTGAYRGYYFVLMGRLSPMDGVGPKDIGLPELLVRTQEPALQEVILATSFTAEGEATAHAITELLQGRSIEVTRLARGVPVGSELEYVDLGTIAHALVDRR is encoded by the coding sequence ATGTCCGAACTGCTTCAACCGCTGGAGCCCCTGATCCAGGCGCTGCGCCGCCTGCCGGGCGTGGGCGTCAAAACTGCGCAGCGCATGGCGTTCCATATGCTGCAACGCGACCAGGAAGGTGCGCGCCAGCTGGCGCGGGCGCTGGTGACCGCCGTGGATTCCGTGCGCCACTGCGAAAAATGCAACACCTTCACGCACGAGACGGTGTGCAGCATCTGCCGCGATGAAGGGCGCGACGCCGCTCGCCTGTGCGTGGTGGAGACGCCGGCGGATCTGGCGGCCATGGAGCGCACAGGCGCCTACCGTGGCTACTACTTTGTGCTGATGGGGCGGCTGTCGCCCATGGACGGTGTGGGCCCCAAGGACATCGGCCTGCCCGAGCTGCTGGTGCGCACCCAGGAACCGGCGCTGCAAGAGGTGATTCTGGCCACCAGCTTCACCGCCGAAGGCGAGGCCACGGCCCACGCCATCACGGAGCTGCTGCAAGGCCGCTCCATCGAGGTCACCCGTCTGGCGCGGGGCGTGCCGGTGGGCAGCGAGCTGGAATATGTGGACCTGGGCACGATTGCCCATGCGCTGGTGGACCGGCGCTGA
- a CDS encoding transglycosylase SLT domain-containing protein, which yields MNLRHILLLCSALWLAGCATTTPTDGTAPNASTASVTSHIPQGPLSPLSNKSARGGKVASLTPPADLWERIRNGFAMPDLEQDLVQNQEQWYSSRPDYIQRMTERSSKYLFYIVEELERRDMPTELALLPYIESAFNPQAVSSAKAAGMWQFMPATGTYFDLKQNSFRDDRRDVMASTRAALDYLQKLYNMFGDWHLALAAYNWGEGSVGRAIKRNQTLGLGTGYTELNMPAETRNYVPKLQAVKNIIAQPGRFSAQLPLIENHPYFQAVEITRDIDVALVAKLADVREEDFRALNPSFHKPVILAAGTPQILLPWDNAKVFRRNLEAYDKGQHASWTVWVLPRTMSVADAAQRAGMSEYDLRTANNIPPRMLIKSGSALMIPRTGEAGDVSGQVADTASIAFAPEVTTRRSTVKARKGDTIISIARRYNVSSSDVVSWNDLRPNASLRSGQSLTMYLPARVAASVASSGNGRQQTVTKVSRNSKTAVKAVPRNEGKTAVAQKGGTPSKRKR from the coding sequence ATGAATTTGAGGCATATTCTTTTACTGTGCAGTGCGTTGTGGCTGGCCGGTTGCGCCACCACCACGCCCACCGATGGCACGGCACCGAACGCCAGCACCGCGTCGGTCACCAGCCATATTCCCCAAGGTCCGCTCAGCCCATTGAGCAACAAGAGCGCCCGCGGCGGCAAGGTGGCATCGCTGACGCCGCCAGCCGACCTGTGGGAACGCATCCGCAACGGTTTTGCCATGCCCGATCTGGAACAGGACCTGGTCCAGAACCAGGAGCAGTGGTACAGCAGCCGCCCCGACTACATCCAGCGCATGACCGAGCGCTCCAGCAAATACCTGTTCTACATCGTGGAAGAGCTGGAACGCCGCGACATGCCCACCGAACTGGCACTGCTGCCCTATATCGAAAGCGCGTTCAACCCGCAGGCCGTGTCCAGCGCCAAGGCCGCCGGCATGTGGCAGTTCATGCCCGCCACAGGCACCTATTTCGACCTGAAGCAAAACAGCTTCCGCGACGACCGGCGCGATGTGATGGCCTCCACGCGCGCAGCGCTGGACTATCTGCAAAAGCTCTACAACATGTTCGGCGACTGGCACCTGGCCCTGGCCGCCTACAACTGGGGCGAAGGCAGCGTGGGTCGCGCCATCAAGCGCAACCAGACGCTGGGCCTGGGCACGGGCTACACCGAGCTGAACATGCCCGCCGAAACGCGCAACTATGTGCCCAAGCTGCAGGCAGTCAAGAACATCATTGCCCAGCCCGGACGCTTCAGCGCCCAGCTGCCGCTGATCGAGAACCACCCTTATTTCCAGGCCGTGGAAATCACCCGCGACATCGACGTGGCCCTGGTCGCCAAGCTGGCCGACGTGCGCGAAGAAGACTTCCGCGCCCTCAACCCATCATTCCACAAACCCGTCATCCTGGCGGCCGGCACGCCGCAGATCCTGCTACCCTGGGACAATGCCAAGGTATTCCGCCGCAACCTGGAAGCCTATGACAAAGGCCAGCATGCCAGCTGGACGGTGTGGGTGCTGCCACGCACCATGAGCGTGGCCGATGCCGCACAGCGCGCCGGCATGAGCGAGTACGACCTGCGTACCGCCAACAACATCCCGCCGCGCATGCTGATCAAGTCCGGCTCGGCACTGATGATCCCGCGTACAGGCGAAGCCGGCGATGTCTCCGGCCAGGTGGCGGATACCGCCAGCATCGCCTTTGCACCCGAAGTCACGACGCGGCGCAGCACCGTCAAGGCCCGCAAGGGTGACACCATCATCAGCATTGCACGGCGCTACAACGTCAGCTCCAGCGATGTGGTGAGCTGGAACGACCTGCGCCCCAATGCCAGCCTGCGCAGCGGCCAGTCACTGACCATGTACCTTCCGGCCCGTGTGGCCGCCAGTGTGGCCAGCAGCGGCAACGGCCGCCAGCAGACCGTGACCAAGGTCAGCCGCAACAGCAAGACCGCTGTCAAGGCCGTGCCGCGCAACGAAGGCAAGACCGCGGTGGCCCAAAAGGGCGGAACGCCTTCCAAGCGCAAGCGCTGA
- the gloB gene encoding hydroxyacylglutathione hydrolase encodes MNLLPIPALADNYIWLLHDGHEALVVDPGVAEPVMQVLQARGLALRTILVTHHHADHVGGVAALREATGATVYGPAFETIPEPATRVDGGDTLHLLGLHWQVLAIPGHTSGHVAYYCASPGGPGPGNAPILFCGDTLFSAGCGRLFEGTPAQMFDSLQQLASLPADTRVCCAHEYTLSNLRFALAVEPNNVQLLHHAAHCQNLRAQGQPTLPSSLAVEREINPFLRCNVVQVAQGASQFAPHLDTQHPLSVFTALREWKNVFQ; translated from the coding sequence ATGAACCTGTTGCCCATACCCGCGCTGGCGGACAATTACATCTGGTTGCTGCACGATGGCCACGAGGCCCTGGTGGTCGACCCCGGCGTGGCCGAGCCTGTCATGCAGGTGTTGCAGGCCCGGGGCCTTGCGCTGCGGACCATTCTAGTGACCCACCACCATGCCGATCATGTCGGCGGCGTGGCGGCACTGCGCGAAGCCACCGGCGCCACGGTCTACGGTCCCGCCTTCGAGACCATTCCCGAACCGGCCACCCGCGTGGACGGCGGTGATACCTTGCACCTGCTGGGCCTGCACTGGCAGGTACTGGCCATTCCCGGCCACACCAGCGGCCATGTGGCGTATTACTGTGCCAGCCCTGGAGGTCCCGGCCCCGGGAATGCCCCCATTCTGTTCTGCGGCGATACCCTGTTTTCGGCCGGCTGCGGCCGCCTGTTCGAAGGCACGCCGGCACAGATGTTCGATTCGCTGCAGCAACTGGCGTCCCTGCCCGCCGACACCCGCGTGTGCTGCGCACATGAGTACACACTTTCTAACTTGCGCTTCGCCTTGGCCGTGGAACCAAACAATGTGCAGCTGCTCCATCATGCGGCACACTGCCAGAATCTGCGTGCACAGGGACAGCCCACACTGCCATCGTCCCTGGCGGTGGAGCGCGAAATCAACCCTTTTTTGCGTTGTAACGTTGTGCAAGTAGCCCAAGGGGCTTCACAATTCGCGCCTCACCTCGACACCCAACACCCGCTCAGCGTCTTCACCGCGCTGCGCGAATGGAAAAACGTATTCCAATGA
- a CDS encoding class I SAM-dependent methyltransferase, with protein MSETNRVVHPWNATASGQYLLDWEQQRCDEAVSDIFGYHSLQWGMPMLQGLRTNRMPHRWLALESPEQAAWCPPAAQEGEVAADSPRWAPAFYADFRALPLADACMDLLILPHTLELSPDPHATLREVARVLMPEGKVLIFGLNPWSLWGAQHALERPAEDAANATRGIAYLRLRDWLRLMELEIEAVDFGAFTPHVQQARWQQRWGWMNRVGAKTWPILGAVYCVVAIKRVQGMRLLEPGWRTRRVNAPGAVPVAQRNPSSKYKDMKL; from the coding sequence ATGAGTGAGACGAATCGGGTAGTACACCCTTGGAATGCGACGGCGTCGGGCCAGTACCTGCTGGACTGGGAGCAGCAACGCTGCGACGAGGCCGTGTCCGATATTTTCGGCTATCACAGCCTTCAGTGGGGTATGCCGATGCTACAAGGGTTACGAACCAACCGCATGCCCCACCGGTGGCTGGCCCTGGAGTCCCCGGAGCAGGCCGCCTGGTGCCCGCCCGCCGCACAGGAAGGGGAGGTGGCGGCGGACAGTCCGCGGTGGGCTCCCGCTTTCTATGCCGATTTCCGCGCGTTGCCGCTGGCCGATGCCTGCATGGACCTGCTGATCCTGCCGCACACCCTGGAGCTCAGCCCCGACCCCCACGCCACGCTGCGCGAGGTGGCGCGCGTGCTGATGCCCGAAGGCAAGGTGCTGATCTTTGGCCTGAACCCCTGGAGCCTGTGGGGTGCCCAGCACGCGCTGGAGCGGCCGGCGGAGGACGCTGCCAATGCCACGCGGGGAATTGCCTATCTGCGGCTGCGCGACTGGCTGCGGCTGATGGAGCTGGAAATCGAGGCGGTGGACTTCGGCGCCTTCACCCCCCATGTGCAGCAGGCGCGCTGGCAGCAGCGCTGGGGCTGGATGAACCGTGTGGGAGCCAAAACCTGGCCCATACTCGGCGCTGTTTATTGCGTGGTGGCCATCAAGCGCGTGCAGGGCATGCGGCTGCTGGAGCCCGGCTGGCGCACGCGCCGTGTCAATGCGCCAGGGGCGGTGCCCGTGGCCCAGCGCAATCCATCGTCGAAATACAAGGATATGAAGTTGTGA
- the rnhA gene encoding ribonuclease HI: MNKVVIYTDGACKGNPGPGGWGVLMQAGDAKKELFGGERETTNNRMELQAVIEALSALKRPCDVTLYLDSQYVRKGITEWIHGWKAKGWRTASKEPVKNAEQWQQLDALVSGAGHRIDWRWVKGHAGDPGNERADALANKGVDQALGRL, from the coding sequence GTGAACAAGGTTGTGATCTACACGGACGGCGCCTGCAAGGGCAACCCCGGCCCTGGTGGCTGGGGTGTGCTGATGCAGGCGGGAGACGCCAAGAAGGAACTGTTTGGCGGCGAACGTGAAACCACCAACAACCGTATGGAGCTGCAGGCGGTGATCGAGGCGCTCAGCGCCCTCAAGCGTCCCTGCGATGTGACGCTGTACCTGGACAGCCAGTACGTGCGCAAAGGCATCACCGAATGGATCCACGGCTGGAAGGCCAAAGGGTGGCGCACGGCCAGCAAGGAACCCGTCAAGAATGCAGAGCAGTGGCAGCAGCTGGACGCGCTGGTCAGCGGCGCCGGCCACCGCATCGACTGGCGCTGGGTCAAGGGCCACGCCGGAGACCCGGGCAATGAACGCGCCGACGCCCTGGCAAACAAGGGCGTGGACCAGGCACTGGGGCGGCTGTAA
- a CDS encoding nucleotidyltransferase family protein, which translates to MQALSRETLVALAMENPANRALLALLPTLELPQGMLTAGCLFQTVWNLQSGRPPQWGIKDYDVIYFDDDLSWEAEDRVIARVRQACQRLGVHVEVRNQARVHLWYAQKFGASYAPLHRATDGIDRYLICSTCIGVDVATGVLYSTHGLDDLQRNVLRINPLNHQPAMFADKVRSYQERWPWLTVEAAC; encoded by the coding sequence ATGCAAGCCCTTAGCAGGGAGACCCTGGTGGCGCTGGCCATGGAAAACCCCGCCAACCGTGCCTTGCTGGCGTTGCTGCCCACGCTGGAGCTGCCGCAGGGCATGCTGACTGCGGGCTGCCTGTTCCAGACGGTGTGGAACCTGCAATCCGGCCGCCCGCCCCAGTGGGGCATCAAGGACTATGACGTCATCTACTTTGACGACGATCTGTCCTGGGAGGCCGAAGACCGCGTCATTGCGCGCGTGCGCCAGGCATGCCAGCGCCTGGGCGTGCATGTGGAGGTGCGCAACCAGGCCCGTGTGCACCTGTGGTATGCCCAGAAATTCGGCGCCAGCTACGCGCCGCTGCACCGGGCCACCGATGGCATCGACCGCTACCTGATCTGCTCCACCTGCATCGGGGTGGACGTTGCCACCGGCGTGCTGTATAGCACCCACGGACTGGACGATCTGCAGCGCAATGTGCTGCGGATCAATCCCCTGAACCACCAGCCTGCCATGTTTGCCGACAAGGTACGCAGCTACCAGGAACGCTGGCCATGGCTGACGGTGGAGGCAGCATGCTGA
- a CDS encoding DUF2625 domain-containing protein — translation MRALHELLNHAESALPLITAWARDAELPVELLPPSAACDAVLLALQVTTRSPLGAMAHGTGGVLVDGGWLRLLGSGHPRLSRDLAAWNQSRGDGFLLVGDDAVGGFFAINGGALGADRGGIYYLAPDTLAWEALEMGHTAFMQWAFSSRLCDFYRDLRWEGWQADVAALDADSCMGFYPFLFTAQGSVHTSARRPTPVAEHYAFMCQGGTQACSSP, via the coding sequence ATGCGGGCGCTGCACGAGCTGTTGAACCATGCCGAGTCGGCGTTGCCGCTGATCACGGCGTGGGCCCGGGATGCGGAGCTGCCCGTGGAGCTGTTGCCGCCCTCGGCCGCATGCGATGCGGTGCTGCTGGCGCTGCAGGTGACGACGCGTTCGCCGCTGGGGGCCATGGCCCATGGCACCGGCGGCGTGCTGGTCGATGGGGGCTGGCTGCGCCTGCTGGGTTCGGGTCATCCCCGGCTGTCGCGCGATCTGGCGGCATGGAACCAGTCGCGCGGCGATGGCTTTCTGTTGGTGGGCGATGATGCCGTGGGCGGCTTCTTCGCCATCAACGGCGGTGCGCTGGGGGCGGACCGGGGAGGCATCTACTATCTGGCACCGGACACCCTCGCCTGGGAAGCGCTGGAGATGGGGCACACGGCGTTCATGCAGTGGGCTTTTTCCAGCCGTCTGTGCGACTTCTACCGCGATTTGCGCTGGGAGGGCTGGCAGGCCGATGTGGCGGCGCTGGATGCCGACAGTTGCATGGGTTTCTATCCTTTTCTGTTCACTGCCCAGGGTTCGGTGCACACCAGCGCACGCCGGCCCACGCCCGTGGCGGAGCATTACGCTTTCATGTGCCAAGGCGGGACGCAGGCCTGCAGCAGCCCGTGA
- a CDS encoding thioredoxin family protein: protein MAYTDTATLPEPIAEAVQALPGLVLLEFGTDWCPHCLGAQDAIRKVLAPRDDIQHIKVEDGPGRRLGRLFRVKLWPTLVLLQDGQEIRRTVRPQGAQAEAAVRMVVEAA from the coding sequence ATGGCCTACACCGATACCGCCACCCTGCCAGAGCCCATCGCCGAGGCTGTGCAAGCCCTGCCCGGCCTGGTGCTGCTGGAGTTCGGCACCGATTGGTGTCCCCACTGCCTGGGCGCGCAGGACGCCATCCGCAAGGTGCTGGCACCGCGAGACGACATCCAGCACATCAAGGTGGAAGACGGCCCCGGCCGCCGCCTGGGACGCCTGTTCCGCGTCAAGCTCTGGCCCACGCTGGTGCTGCTGCAGGACGGCCAGGAAATCCGCAGGACCGTGCGGCCACAGGGCGCACAGGCTGAAGCGGCGGTGCGGATGGTGGTGGAGGCCGCCTGA
- the moeA gene encoding molybdopterin molybdotransferase MoeA: MSPSWMTQLLTRIGADAGAMQVNQVHTLLRALAQPVAETESLPLQQALGRVLAADVLSPVDVPPHDNAAMDGYAFAGQWLATAEPLALPVAGTVLAGQPWTGDIPAGHALRIMTGAMLPPGLDTVVPFELCQLEGTADAAAPTVRFASAGLRPGANRRQRGEELATGATALPAGTRLGPAELGLAAGLGLAQLTVRRRLRVALFSTGDELLQPGEAARTGAIYDSNRFALAAALQQLGCTVHDLGAVRDEPAALRAALQHAAQDADVILTSGGVSSGDADHTQTLLAELGDVAFLRIAMRPGRPLAVGRMHRADGRPGALLLGLPGNPVATLLSFALLARPALLQAMGMDAERATPALVQVPLAVPLRKRAGRTEFVRATLHTNAQGQVEARPTGNQSSAMLSSLVQADALLLLDHHQGDLAAATLVNALPLHGLL, encoded by the coding sequence ATGTCCCCCTCCTGGATGACCCAACTGCTGACCCGGATTGGCGCGGATGCCGGCGCCATGCAGGTAAACCAGGTCCACACCCTGCTGCGCGCCCTGGCCCAGCCCGTGGCAGAGACCGAGTCGCTGCCGCTGCAACAGGCGCTGGGCCGCGTGCTGGCAGCCGATGTCCTGTCCCCCGTCGATGTACCGCCGCACGACAACGCCGCCATGGACGGCTATGCCTTTGCCGGCCAGTGGCTGGCCACGGCCGAACCGCTGGCGCTGCCCGTTGCGGGGACCGTGCTGGCCGGCCAGCCCTGGACGGGGGATATTCCGGCTGGCCATGCGCTGCGCATCATGACGGGTGCCATGCTGCCGCCGGGGCTGGACACCGTTGTGCCGTTTGAGCTGTGCCAATTGGAAGGCACTGCGGATGCGGCAGCGCCCACCGTGCGCTTTGCCAGCGCCGGACTGCGCCCCGGCGCCAACCGCCGCCAGCGCGGCGAGGAACTGGCCACAGGCGCCACCGCCCTGCCTGCCGGCACCCGCCTGGGTCCTGCCGAGCTGGGCCTGGCCGCCGGCCTGGGCCTGGCCCAGCTGACCGTGCGCCGCCGCCTGCGCGTGGCCCTGTTTTCCACCGGCGATGAGCTGCTGCAACCGGGCGAAGCGGCCCGCACCGGCGCCATCTACGACAGCAACCGCTTTGCACTGGCCGCGGCACTGCAGCAACTGGGCTGCACCGTGCACGACTTGGGCGCTGTGCGCGACGAGCCTGCCGCACTGCGCGCGGCGCTGCAGCACGCCGCACAGGATGCCGATGTCATCCTGACCAGCGGCGGCGTCAGCAGCGGCGACGCCGACCATACCCAGACCCTGCTGGCCGAGCTGGGCGATGTGGCTTTCCTGCGCATCGCCATGCGCCCCGGCCGCCCACTGGCCGTCGGCCGCATGCACCGGGCAGACGGTCGCCCTGGCGCGTTGCTGCTGGGCCTGCCCGGCAACCCGGTTGCCACCCTCCTCAGCTTTGCGCTGCTGGCTCGCCCCGCGCTGCTGCAGGCCATGGGCATGGATGCCGAGCGTGCCACGCCAGCGTTGGTGCAGGTTCCGCTGGCTGTGCCGCTGCGCAAGCGTGCCGGCCGCACCGAATTCGTCCGTGCCACCCTGCACACCAATGCCCAGGGCCAGGTCGAGGCCCGCCCCACCGGCAACCAGAGCTCGGCCATGCTCAGCAGCCTGGTGCAGGCCGACGCCCTGCTGCTGCTGGACCACCACCAGGGCGATCTGGCGGCAGCAACCCTGGTCAACGCGCTGCCACTGCACGGCCTGCTATAA
- the mobA gene encoding molybdenum cofactor guanylyltransferase MobA, with translation MIATSDITGMVLAGGRGSRMGGVDKGLQPFAGQPLARHALQRLAPQVGPLLVNANRHLETYRAWGVEVVVDTEADYPGPLAGFLAGLLHCRTPWLLAVPCDTPRFPADLAARLVAAAEAAQAPLALAHAPDTEPAAPHADAASAATAIHAPPLRAQPAFCLIHTSLLASLQQFVSAGGRKIDRWTALHPLAVACFDQPGDDPLAFANANSLQELHALEGLHAAVPKMENR, from the coding sequence ATGATCGCTACTTCCGACATCACCGGCATGGTGCTGGCCGGCGGCCGTGGCAGCCGCATGGGCGGCGTGGACAAGGGCTTGCAGCCGTTTGCCGGCCAGCCGCTGGCCCGGCACGCGCTGCAGCGCCTGGCGCCCCAGGTCGGGCCGCTGCTGGTCAACGCCAACCGCCATCTCGAGACCTACCGTGCCTGGGGCGTGGAGGTGGTGGTCGACACCGAGGCCGACTACCCCGGCCCCCTGGCAGGCTTTCTGGCCGGCCTGCTGCATTGCCGCACCCCCTGGCTGCTGGCCGTGCCTTGCGATACGCCCCGCTTCCCGGCCGACCTGGCCGCGCGCCTGGTGGCCGCAGCCGAAGCCGCACAGGCCCCGCTGGCCCTGGCGCACGCGCCGGATACCGAGCCGGCAGCACCCCATGCGGACGCCGCCAGCGCAGCGACAGCCATCCATGCCCCACCTCTGCGTGCCCAGCCCGCTTTCTGCCTGATACACACCAGCCTGCTCGCCAGCCTGCAGCAGTTCGTCAGCGCAGGCGGTCGCAAGATCGACCGCTGGACCGCGCTGCACCCGCTGGCCGTGGCCTGCTTCGACCAGCCGGGCGACGACCCGCTGGCCTTTGCCAATGCCAACTCCCTGCAGGAGCTGCATGCCCTGGAAGGGCTGCACGCCGCCGTACCGAAGATGGAGAACCGCTGA
- the moaA gene encoding GTP 3',8-cyclase MoaA — protein sequence MSDRVIPVLDQRAAPLQPRIPTALPTATGVLQDGLGRPLHDLRISVTDRCNFRCAYCMPKEIFDKDYQYYLPHSALLSFEEITRLSQVFVQHGVRKLRLTGGEPLLRKHVENLIAQLAGLRTPDGQPLDLTLTTNGSLLRRKAQVLKDAGLQRVTVSLDGLDDAVFRRMNDVDFPVAEVLDGIAAAQQAGLQHIKVNMVVKRGTNEDQILPMARHFRGTGVTLRFIEYMDVGATNGWCMDEVLPSAEVIALLQRELPLVPLEATAPGETAQRWGYVGADGRHDPALGEVGVISSVTQAFCHECSRARLSTEGQLYTCLFADQGWDLRTLLRNGSSDAQLSAAVADIWQGRTDRYSELRSQLPPSEAAPRRRIEMSYIGG from the coding sequence ATGTCCGACCGAGTGATTCCTGTGCTGGACCAGCGCGCCGCGCCGCTGCAGCCCCGCATCCCCACTGCCCTGCCCACCGCTACCGGTGTACTGCAGGATGGACTCGGCCGCCCCTTGCATGACCTGCGTATCAGCGTGACGGACCGCTGCAACTTCCGCTGCGCCTACTGCATGCCCAAGGAGATCTTCGACAAGGACTACCAGTACTACCTGCCGCATTCGGCCCTGCTGTCCTTTGAGGAAATCACCCGTCTGTCCCAAGTGTTTGTGCAGCACGGGGTGCGCAAGCTGCGCCTGACCGGGGGCGAGCCGCTGCTGCGCAAGCATGTGGAAAACCTGATCGCCCAGCTGGCCGGGCTGCGCACGCCCGACGGCCAGCCCCTGGACCTGACATTGACCACCAACGGCTCCTTGCTGCGCCGCAAGGCCCAGGTGCTGAAAGACGCCGGCCTGCAGCGTGTGACCGTGAGCCTGGACGGGCTGGACGACGCGGTCTTTCGCCGCATGAACGATGTGGACTTCCCCGTGGCCGAAGTGCTGGACGGCATCGCTGCCGCGCAGCAGGCCGGGCTGCAGCACATCAAGGTGAACATGGTGGTCAAGCGCGGCACCAATGAAGACCAGATCCTGCCCATGGCGCGGCATTTTCGCGGCACGGGCGTGACGCTGCGCTTTATCGAATACATGGATGTGGGCGCCACCAACGGCTGGTGCATGGATGAAGTCCTGCCCTCGGCCGAGGTCATCGCCCTGCTGCAGCGCGAGCTGCCCCTGGTGCCGCTGGAAGCGACTGCCCCCGGCGAAACCGCCCAGCGCTGGGGCTATGTCGGCGCCGACGGCCGCCACGACCCAGCCTTGGGCGAAGTGGGCGTGATCAGCAGCGTGACCCAGGCTTTCTGCCACGAATGCAGCCGCGCCCGCCTGTCCACCGAAGGCCAGCTCTACACCTGCCTGTTTGCCGACCAGGGCTGGGATCTGCGCACCCTGCTGCGCAACGGCAGCAGCGACGCGCAGCTGTCTGCGGCTGTAGCCGACATCTGGCAAGGCCGCACGGACCGCTATTCCGAGCTGCGCAGCCAGCTGCCGCCTTCGGAAGCGGCGCCCCGCCGGCGGATTGAAATGAGCTACATCGGGGGTTGA
- a CDS encoding SDR family oxidoreductase — translation MRAAGKSTIVTGAGNGIGEGIARRLAAEGACVVVNDIDATKGEAVAASIRASGGQAQFVQADMTRHADVQALTARTLELFGRLDVWINNAGWTHRNRPMLEVSEEEFDRVYAVNMKSIYLSAIHGVPAMRANPQGSSGCFINIASTAGIRPRPGLTWYNGSKGAVITTSKSMAAELGPDGIRVNCINPVFNPDTGLAAEFAGGPVDESRRARFLATIPLGRFSTALDVANAALYLASDEAAFISGVCIEVDGARCV, via the coding sequence ATGCGCGCAGCAGGCAAATCCACCATCGTCACCGGCGCCGGCAATGGCATTGGGGAAGGCATTGCCCGGCGCCTGGCCGCCGAAGGCGCATGCGTGGTCGTCAACGACATTGATGCAACCAAGGGCGAAGCCGTGGCCGCCAGCATCCGTGCCAGCGGAGGACAGGCGCAGTTCGTACAGGCCGACATGACGCGCCATGCCGATGTTCAGGCCCTGACCGCACGCACGCTGGAGCTGTTCGGCCGGCTGGATGTGTGGATCAACAACGCCGGCTGGACCCACCGCAACCGCCCGATGCTGGAAGTCAGTGAGGAAGAGTTCGACCGGGTGTATGCCGTCAACATGAAAAGCATCTACCTTTCGGCCATCCACGGCGTGCCCGCCATGCGTGCCAACCCACAGGGCAGCAGCGGCTGCTTCATCAACATTGCGTCCACCGCCGGGATCCGCCCGCGCCCGGGACTGACCTGGTACAACGGCTCCAAGGGGGCTGTCATCACCACCAGCAAGTCGATGGCGGCCGAACTGGGACCGGATGGCATCCGTGTGAACTGCATCAACCCGGTCTTCAACCCCGACACCGGCCTGGCCGCCGAGTTTGCCGGAGGCCCGGTCGACGAGTCCCGGCGCGCCCGGTTTCTAGCCACCATTCCGCTGGGCCGCTTTTCCACCGCGCTGGATGTGGCCAATGCCGCGCTGTACCTGGCCAGCGACGAGGCGGCGTTCATCAGCGGCGTCTGCATCGAGGTGGATGGCGCCCGGTGTGTCTGA
- a CDS encoding MarR family winged helix-turn-helix transcriptional regulator → MSLSPDDPQAHGPEPGAVQPPAAFYRPGSYQPWESAGFLMRRVLSSVLQQADAQLAEHDLTYVQWLPLYKLLLNSDTRSTCLARDLGMDPASVTRALDRIEAKGLLRRERSTTDRRRVELVLTEQGRAVATQVPEVLCDVLNAHLAGFSDAECRQLVSMLQRMLLNGDALRGGAAAPVAPSASSSPSPAARPPSPPPAGAEATPES, encoded by the coding sequence ATGTCACTTTCCCCTGACGACCCCCAGGCGCACGGCCCGGAACCTGGTGCCGTGCAGCCCCCGGCCGCCTTTTACCGGCCCGGCAGCTACCAGCCTTGGGAGAGCGCCGGTTTTCTGATGCGCCGCGTGCTCAGCTCCGTCCTGCAGCAGGCCGATGCGCAGCTGGCCGAGCATGACCTGACCTATGTGCAGTGGCTGCCGCTGTACAAGCTGCTGCTCAACAGCGACACCCGCAGCACCTGCCTGGCGCGTGATCTGGGCATGGACCCGGCCTCCGTCACCCGTGCACTGGACCGCATCGAGGCCAAAGGTCTGCTGCGGCGCGAGCGCTCCACCACCGACCGCCGCCGTGTGGAACTGGTGCTGACCGAACAGGGCCGCGCCGTGGCCACCCAGGTGCCCGAGGTGCTGTGCGATGTGCTCAACGCCCATCTGGCGGGTTTCAGCGATGCGGAATGCCGCCAGCTGGTGTCCATGCTGCAGCGCATGCTGCTCAACGGCGATGCACTGCGGGGAGGGGCCGCCGCACCCGTCGCGCCTTCTGCGTCGTCCTCGCCATCCCCGGCAGCACGCCCTCCGTCCCCACCACCTGCGGGCGCAGAGGCGACGCCCGAATCCTGA